One genomic window of Saccopteryx bilineata isolate mSacBil1 chromosome 4, mSacBil1_pri_phased_curated, whole genome shotgun sequence includes the following:
- the MTX3 gene encoding metaxin-3 isoform X2 — MAASLELSCWGGGWGLPSVHSESLVVMAYAKFSGAPLKVNVIDNTWRGSRGDVPILTTEDNVVSQPAKILNFLRKQKYNADYELSAKQGADTLAYIALLEEKLLPAVLHTFWVESDNYFTVTKPWFASRIPFPLSLILPRRMSKRALTRILLTRGEPPLYHLREVEAQIYRDAKECLNLLSNRLGTSQFFFGDTPSTLDAYVFGFLAPLYKVCFPKVQLQGHLKQLSNLCRFCDDILNSYFRLHLGDG; from the exons ATGGCGGCCTCCTTGGAGCTCAGttgctggggagggggctgggggctccCATCGGTACACAGCGAGTCCTTGGTGGTAATG GCTTACGCCAAATTTTCTGGTGCACCTTTGAAAGTCAATGTCATAGATAACACCTGGAGAGGTTCAAGAG GAGATGTGCCAATTTTGACAACTGAAGACAACGTTGTTTCTCAACCAGCAAAAATTCtaaactttttaagaaaacag aaatataatgctGATTATGAACTTTCAGCAAAACAAGGGGCAGACACACTGGCTTACATTGCTCTCCTTGAAGAGAAGCTTCTTCCTGCAGTG CTTCACACATTCTGGGTTGAGAGTGACAATTACTTTACTGTGACAAAGCCATGGTTTGCTTCACGAATTCCCTTTCCCTTGAGTTTGATCCTTCCTAGAAGAATGTCTAAGAGAGCACTGACTCGGATTTTACTGACCAGAGGAGAGCCTCCCCTCTACCACCTCCGAGAAGTGGAGGCACAG ATATACAGAGATGCCAAGGAGTGCCTAAACCTTCTGTCAAACAGATTGGGAACATCTCAGTTTTTCTTTGGAGACAC aCCTTCTACCTTGGACGCCTATGTGTTTGGTTTTCTTGCACCTCTTTATAAAGTATGCTTTCCTAAAGTCCAGTTACAAGGACATTTGAAACAGCTCTCCAATCTGTGTCGCTTTTGTGATGACATCCTAAACAGTTATTTTAGGCTTCATCTTGGAG ATGGATGA
- the MTX3 gene encoding metaxin-3 isoform X1, producing the protein MAASLELSCWGGGWGLPSVHSESLVVMAYAKFSGAPLKVNVIDNTWRGSRGDVPILTTEDNVVSQPAKILNFLRKQKYNADYELSAKQGADTLAYIALLEEKLLPAVLHTFWVESDNYFTVTKPWFASRIPFPLSLILPRRMSKRALTRILLTRGEPPLYHLREVEAQIYRDAKECLNLLSNRLGTSQFFFGDTPSTLDAYVFGFLAPLYKVCFPKVQLQGHLKQLSNLCRFCDDILNSYFRLHLGGISPAGQEMVDANLQKLTQLVNKESNLIEKMDDNLRQSPQLPPRKLPALKLTPAEEESDSLQRLSP; encoded by the exons ATGGCGGCCTCCTTGGAGCTCAGttgctggggagggggctgggggctccCATCGGTACACAGCGAGTCCTTGGTGGTAATG GCTTACGCCAAATTTTCTGGTGCACCTTTGAAAGTCAATGTCATAGATAACACCTGGAGAGGTTCAAGAG GAGATGTGCCAATTTTGACAACTGAAGACAACGTTGTTTCTCAACCAGCAAAAATTCtaaactttttaagaaaacag aaatataatgctGATTATGAACTTTCAGCAAAACAAGGGGCAGACACACTGGCTTACATTGCTCTCCTTGAAGAGAAGCTTCTTCCTGCAGTG CTTCACACATTCTGGGTTGAGAGTGACAATTACTTTACTGTGACAAAGCCATGGTTTGCTTCACGAATTCCCTTTCCCTTGAGTTTGATCCTTCCTAGAAGAATGTCTAAGAGAGCACTGACTCGGATTTTACTGACCAGAGGAGAGCCTCCCCTCTACCACCTCCGAGAAGTGGAGGCACAG ATATACAGAGATGCCAAGGAGTGCCTAAACCTTCTGTCAAACAGATTGGGAACATCTCAGTTTTTCTTTGGAGACAC aCCTTCTACCTTGGACGCCTATGTGTTTGGTTTTCTTGCACCTCTTTATAAAGTATGCTTTCCTAAAGTCCAGTTACAAGGACATTTGAAACAGCTCTCCAATCTGTGTCGCTTTTGTGATGACATCCTAAACAGTTATTTTAGGCTTCATCTTGGAG GCATCTCTCCTGCTGGACAAGAAATGGTAGATGCAAATCTGCAGAAACTCACACAACTTGTAAATAAGGAATCCAACCTGATTGAAAAG ATGGATGACAATCTTCGCCAAAGCCCTCAACTTCCTCCTCGGAAATTGCCAGCACTTAAATTGACTCCAGCAGAAGAAGAAAGTGATTCCTTACAACGGCTGTCACCCTGA